The Methylomarinum vadi genome has a window encoding:
- a CDS encoding SHOCT domain-containing protein: MQQLTSKGQQIVNDLSQRYGFSPDAVTHMLIAVLNGNGTMAQFNHPEFAGSGQWMQGGMLMLGDMFNYSLKNRIDTLCSEISGILANQPGLLRSGSFQSQSQSGGGQQSQVAGAPMGESSLFVPDPKSHWWPKDLGIPSATGSQNHVRYAYFANSHRLAVETNEQVWLYDTLDHQIGGFSQQQGAGGSILFTSQYGTVNLADLPVLSIDGKPTKQPRSATAAKSINTPSEASSATASEEDIFSSLERLGDLHAKGILTDEEFAQKKGELLQRL; encoded by the coding sequence ATGCAACAGCTTACCTCAAAAGGTCAACAGATCGTAAACGATCTGTCTCAACGCTATGGTTTCAGCCCAGATGCAGTCACGCATATGCTAATTGCGGTACTCAACGGCAACGGAACCATGGCTCAATTCAATCATCCCGAGTTTGCCGGCTCCGGTCAATGGATGCAAGGCGGCATGCTAATGCTTGGCGACATGTTCAATTATTCCCTGAAGAATCGAATCGACACTCTATGTTCGGAAATTTCGGGTATTCTCGCCAACCAGCCCGGCCTACTGCGTAGCGGCAGTTTTCAATCGCAAAGCCAAAGCGGTGGCGGTCAACAATCCCAAGTGGCGGGAGCCCCCATGGGCGAATCGAGTCTTTTTGTCCCCGATCCTAAAAGTCACTGGTGGCCGAAGGATCTGGGCATTCCGAGTGCCACAGGCAGTCAAAACCATGTCCGTTACGCCTATTTCGCCAATTCGCACCGACTTGCGGTCGAGACCAATGAACAAGTTTGGCTCTATGACACCCTCGACCATCAAATAGGCGGCTTTTCTCAGCAACAAGGGGCTGGGGGATCGATCTTGTTTACCAGCCAATACGGTACGGTGAATCTAGCCGACCTACCTGTTCTTTCCATCGATGGCAAACCGACAAAACAACCACGATCTGCAACCGCAGCTAAATCAATAAATACACCTTCGGAAGCAAGCTCGGCAACCGCTTCTGAGGAAGATATCTTTTCTTCTCTGGAACGTCTGGGAGATCTGCACGCCAAGGGAATTCTGACCGACGAAGAATTCGCCCAAAAGAAGGGAGAGTTATTGCAACGTCTCTGA